A segment of the Stegostoma tigrinum isolate sSteTig4 chromosome 44, sSteTig4.hap1, whole genome shotgun sequence genome:
ggacattCCTGTGAGATTGGATCTGTGgaaggtgatgagggaaccaacaggagggGAAAAaatacctgacctcatccttaccaatctgtcagctgttAATACTTCTGTCCTTGACAGTGAGAGTGCGGTGAGAGTGACCGCCTCAGGCCCAGCATTTGCTGCCCCTATCCCTATTTGGCCCTTGAGTAGGTGGTactgagctgcattcttgaaccaccacagtccacatgctgtaggtagccCCACAATGTCcctagggatggaattccaggattttgacccagcaacactgaaggaatgactgatatgtttgcaagtcaggatggtgagtggcttggaggggaatgtgcagggggtggtgttcccatgtagctgctatcattgtccttctagatggaagtaattgtgggtttgaaaggtgcagcctgaggatctttggtgaatttctgcagtgcatcttgtagatgggagacactgctgctgctgagcgtcagCGGTGGAGAAAGTggctgtttgtggatgtgatatcAATCAAGCGGGGTCTGCTTCGTCCCTGGTTGGTATCAAGCTTTTCAAGTGTTAATAGAGCTGCACCCAGCCAGGCAAGTCGGGAGTACTCCCtcattcctaacttgtgccttgtcagTATTGGGCAGGCTTCGGAGAGTAGAAACACTGACTAATCGACCAACTGTGTATTTTTGCATTGGGCAGAAACAGCAAATGCATTAATTGTGATGAAGAGTGAAACATTTCGATTGGAGTTTTGCTTGTTGGAAATAACTACTGCTTTCCTACTGCAGGCCAATACCCAGAAGTAGTTATAACTGACCCCAGTGATGGCATTATCAAGGAAGGGCAGTGGTTCACTCTGAAGTGTCGGTACAGGAACACATATATAAAGGCTTCCTGGTATAAAAACAACAATTATGATGTTAAATCTAGTGAATTTAACAAAAGAGCTGACAGGAAAACCGGAGGCTCTTACCAGTGTCAAAGAGACAACTTTTGGAGCCGAACCTCAAGAAGTAAACCTTTGGAAGTGGTGACGATTGGTACGTAAACATTGAGTGCTGATGTATGTATTCTGTGTCGAACTACAACCCTTTTTGCAGAGTGACCACGCTGTTCGATTCATCGAGTCCCAACCGTCACGGTGATGCACAGATGCTTTTGATCCCAGTTCCCAAGTGAGTGAATTCTTGCCCTCTCCGGATTTTAACTTTGACCATCGGGTCCAGAAggaattggaacaggagtagtccattcgACCCTTTGAGTTTGCTTCAGCTTTCCGTCAGATACACAACTGATCTGAGAcatggtttcaagtcccacctgctgcataGAGATGGAACCACTTTGCTGACTAGGCTGGGTCTCTTTGTAAACTGGCCCCCATTGTAAATTGAGCCACATTTTACACTGGGCCTGATCCTAAACTGGGCCACATTGTAACTTGGGCCTCATGCTATCCCTGGGCCTCGTCATAAACTGCAAAACATCACAACATGCGAAACATCCTGTATTAGGCCTCATCCTAAACTGTGCCCGAGCATAAACTGGGACTCATCATAAACACAGCCACATCCCAAACTAGGGTACATCCTACACTGGGCTTCATGCTAAACTGGGCATCATTTTAAACTGGGCCTCATTCTAAACTGGGCCACAGTCTACAGTGGGCCAATCCTAAACTGGACCAATACTAAACTGGGTTAATCGTAAACTGTGCCACATCCTAAAGTTATCCatcttccttcccacctatccaccccatccaTCCCATTgcccaatctccaccactcccttcctgcatcaaaccatcaccatccctcctacctttccccagccccatcccttctACCTTTATTTATTTCCAGCCCCCTAAACCTGCccaatttctgaagtagggtcccgacccaaaatgtcaacttttctgctcctctgctgctgcctggcctgcggtgctcctccacctccacactgtgttgccacaTCATAAATTGGGCCACATCCACACTGCGAAACATTTGAAACTTGGAAATATTCTAACCTGGGCCTCATGTTAAACTGGGACACATCCTACACTGGGCCACATGCTAAATTTAAACAGATTCTACACTGGGACATGTATACTGGGTTACATCCCATACTGGCCCATATACTCCACTGGGCCTCATTCTAAACTGGGCCTCATCTGACACTGGGCCATGTCCTTTCCAGGGTCACATAGTACGCTCTGTCACATCCTAAACAGTATTAAGGGCTCAGGTGATGATAGAAGCAGTGGAAAACCagtttcaccatctcccaccgtGTGCTCACAGTTCACTGTTatgatacagagagcgagatccTGTTGAACAGAATCGATCACCTACTTTCACTTTCAAGTTATTTTAGCTTCTCTCCCCTTTACTCTGGTGAATGAGTCATAGAGCCGTAGTTATAGATGGTACAGAAgagactcttcagcccatcaatctGCATGACCCtagctaaactaatcccacttcctGCCACAAGGATAACAGCCTTAAATACTATGACATAACAGTTGTTGATCAAGAACATTGTAGAGTTTATTCCAGTGTCCCACCTGAAATATCCTCCAAAgtagtgcttttcagactcccatcattctctgggtgaagcaaTTCTCAaatctccctctaaaccttctgcccttgcCCACATTTAGACCCTTCAACCAAGGGCAACAGCAGCTTCCTATCCCTCCAGTAattgcccctcataatcttaaacACCTCTGTCAGGCCCattctcagcctcctctgctccaaacaactcaagcctatccaatctctcttcatcgtttaaattctccatcccaggcaacatcttggtgaatctcctcggcaccccctccagtgcaatcacatccttcctatagtgcggagactggaactgaacacagtgctccagctgcagTCTCCGCAAAGTCCTGTCCAGCTCCAACATCCCCTCCTTGATCTCACAATCTGTACCTTGATTGGTAAAGggaagtgtcccatatgccttcttaactgccctatcaacatgtcctgccaccttcagggatctgtgtacaaacacattaagatccctctgttcctctgagctttgtaatctcctgcctttcattgAGTGCTTCCTTGTTTTCCTTCTTCCAAACCTCCCATTTATCAGGGTCCAACCGCATCTGCCACTGGCctacccatctgaccaatcttcctgtaacctaacaCCTTCTCCTCACTGTCAATCACCCGGCCAATCTTCATTTTATCCGCATTATTTTTGTGTTGTACTAAAATGGATGATTAACCTGCCACCTTGATATTCCATCCCATTACCTCTTTAGATGTTCTTGGGCTGTGGGTGGTGCTAGCTGGGCCCGGCACtcattgcccatgcctaattgcacagagggcagtgaagagtcaaccacattgctgtgcatctcgAGTCACGTGCAGGCCAGCCCAAGTATTGATGGCAGGTTTGCTTCTTGAAAGGGCAGTAGTGAACTAGTTAGTTGTTCCTGAAAATCAGCAATGAATTTGTGGTCACCATCAGACTCTTTCATTCTGGATTTTTAGGAACTgatttcaaactccaccattttccatggtgggatttgaatctaggtcACTGGAATAATAGccaagcgataataccactgtgTCTCCATCTCCCCCTGTAAATAGGATTCTCAAATCTGAATTTAGATGTTAGATTCTTGACATGCTGATCAACCTGAGATTGTCCAAGAGTATCTCCTATTCAACCATCCAATAGGATCCCgactgatccgacattcctcacatccactttgctgccctttcccttgattccctgactgatcaagaatctgtctgtctcagccttcaacatacacaaggactctgcacccacacagctctctgtggcaaccCATTCCAAACATACACacttctctgagagaagaaattccgcCTCACCTCAGTCTTCAGTTAGTGCCTCTTTACTCTGAGATGGTGTTGTCTGctcccagactctcccatgaagggaaacagattctcagcattgactctgacAAGCCCTCTATGTTTCAATACGATCACCACTCATTTTACTAAAATCCAGCAATAGAGTCTGAAACTGTGTAGCCTTTACTTGGAAGACAGTTcctccatcccagggatcatcctaTTGTAACCTCTCTAACTTCCTCCAATGAAATGTCAGCTCCCCCTTAAATAAcactgctccagatgtggtctcctcaGCACTTTGTACATTTGCAATAAGAGCACCCTACTCTTATACTGTAATCAGGACTAATAAGGCTTTTTGGATCACACGTTATATTTTCTCCCTCAAGCTTCCGATGTGATGTTGACCGTGCAAGTCCATTCAAGTACCCTGCTGCTTGGTGAGATGTCTGTTCTGAAATGCTCCAGGCATCCCTGGGGATTTGAGAGAGATTACACTTCCCTTTGGTATCGAAACAATTCCTTAATTGAAGGAGAACATGAACCTGAGTACACGATAGCAAGTGCGAAATTTTCAGATGGAGCAACTTATCGATGTGAACAGAGATTGGGTTTCAGGAGGTGGATCTCACATGATGAAAGCATCATTGTAAGAGGTAGGTTTTCCCTCTTGAGTTGCTCCGACTTGGTTTAAATGGCCCACAGGCAAAAACATCAATGTTGCTTCAAAAACCATAGTTGGTAGTTACCCAAAGAGAGTTGTGATCATGAGCTAGAAAATGGTGTGAAGGCACCAGAGTGCAAGGCATAAAGATATATTCCTCTCATTTTTGTATTTTGGCCGGATGGCAGTTCTGAAGATGGGATgtaggacttgaaacattaaccctctttccctctctcacagatgctgccagacctgctatgtttcttcagcactttgtgtTTTGTCTCATATCTCCTGCATTATTTGTGTTACATGTCCCTCTGTTTTTTATTTTGTCCTGTCATAGATCTCTGCTCTGAGCCAACACTGCAAGCAGACCCCAGTGTGGAACTATTTGTTGGTGAACGCTTTAAGCTCGCCTGTTTGGCTGAACCCTTTCACGATGATCACTCCCTGTTGTATGTATTTTACAAAAATGGGGAATCTCTCAATTTCCCTTCAGAGAAGAGCAGTTACACAACAGAGGAGGCAACATTGGACCATTCAGGAACTTACCAATGTGAAGTCAAGACTCGAGACAGTAAACTGAGGAAAAAGAGTAATATAGTTCCCATTTCAATCAAACGTAAGCTGTGTCTCCATTTATTTCATTATTCCTGCTGTCATTCAAACCACTGTAAATGTAAAGGTTGGTCGGCTCCTGCTGTCATTGTCAGTATGGGATAACACTGTTTTTGTGTGCTGCACACTCTCGCTTCCTATTGAGTTTGTGAACACGTATTTATTACAGTCTTCAGTCCTTCTCCATACCTCACCAGTTATCCACCCTATCCTagatcataaagtgtgaagctggatgaacacagcaggccaagcagcatctcaggagcacaaaagctgacgtttcaggcctagacccttcatcagagagggggttggggtgagggttctggaataaatagggagagagggggaggcggaccgaagatggagggaaaagaagataggtggagagtagagtataggtggggaggtagggaggggataggtcagtccagggaagacagacaggtcaaggaggtgggatgaggttagtaggtaggaaatggaggtgcattccctcaccccatcaccctctctgatgaagggtctaggcccgaaacgtcagcttttgtgctcctgagatgctgcttgccctgctgtgttcatccagcttcacactttattatcttgggttctccagcatctgcagttcccattatcactcacacatccacCCTATCCTGACCGCTTTGCCTTTTTCTTTTGCCATTAGCAGTCTTTCTGCTTCCTGGGTCTGAATTTCTTGTGAAGACTGAGGGGTTTTTGTCTTGAATTAGCAACAGCCTTTGGCaagttcagaggaacagagggatgttcGGGAACTAGCCCACTGATCCCTGAAGGAGGCAGGACGGGTTAAAGGGTGGTTGGGTAAACACACAAGGCACTTGGCTTTATCAGTCGTGGCACAGATTATAAAGAGCTGGGAGGTGACATCAGGACTGTACAAGACTTGATACCTGTCTCTGATTCTCTATGTCTCCCTATGACTCTCTCTGTTTTCCCTACACTCTATGTTTTCCAAAAAAATCTCTAcatctctctgtcactctgtggcTCACTTTAACTCAATGATTCTTTATGAATCTCGACAACtttatgtgattctgtgactctctACGTGCCtctgtgtctctatctctctctctctttctatatcTCTCTATGGCAGTGTTTCTCCCAATTACTTTCTATGTATCTCTGTacttctctatgactctgtatggatttctgtctcttgctctctgaATGTAAGGTGGGAGTGCTGCTTGCTGCTGAACGCAAGAACAATTCCTGCCTTAGGAAAGCACCTAACAGTTTGGTCCAATCACAGGCATCCCTGTGTCAGTTCCAGACCTGAGTATCCACCCTGGCAACGAGGTAGTGGAGGGAGACAGCACCTCATTAAACTGCTCTGTGACCAGAGGTTCGACTCCAATTCAATATATTTTCTACAGAGATGGCAAGGAGATTTACTGGGAGTATTCCAACCACAGCAGAACCATACACACATTCATCAACGCCAGCAAAAGACAAGAAGGCTATTACCACTGTGCTGTTTCTAACCAGGAAGGAGAGTCTCTCCAGTATAGCAAAGCCATTGCTGTTTCAGTGATTGGTGAGTTTCTAAACTAATCTATACAAACCCACATTATGGGAGTGACGTGGTAGCACTGGGATAGGGCGcagggagagatttaccaggatgttgccttgaggGTTGGAGAGTTCAGTAATGGATGaagtttggacagactggggatgttttccttagagcagaggagattgggaGAGGTGAATATGCTTGAACTGTATAAAATGATGAGTGGGcacagatagggtagacaggaagaaacatttcctcttTGTTGGAGGGATTGATGACCAGTGCGGGCGAAAGTATGGGGCAGGAGGTTTtgaagagatgtgaggaaaatctttttcacccagagggtggtggggaatctggaactcactgtctgaaaaggtgggagaggcagaaatcctcatgacattgaagaaggatttagatgtgcacttacgATGCCAAGTCTAAAGTCAGATTAAAGGGTCCGCTACATTTCACTTGTCTTTTCCTGCAGAAATagagacatggataaggtgaatagccaaggtctttgccccagaggaggggagtccaaaaccagaggacacaggtttatggtgagaggggaaacatttataAGGGTCCTGAGGAGAAACGTGTTCAGACAGAGGGTGTTACCTaaatggactgagctgccagagaaagtgatggaggtgaatacaaatacaacatttaaaagacatttggacaggaaagatgttgaggaatatgagccaaaaaCAGGCACATGGGACTAGGTGAGTTTGTGAAACCTgctcagcatagatgagttgggccaaagggcctgtttccatgcgaTATGACTCTATGTGTCTAAGTATTGGTAAAATGGATGAAAGAACAGAGAGGTGGTTGCTTTTCACTGGTGCAAATTCAATGTGCCGAAGGGCCTTTCTTTGTGCTGCAGACCTCTGTGATGCTACAATTCCATGTTAAGCACTCCATCAGAGGAAGTTAGAAGCATGGACAATAAGAGGAGGAAATTTACGCTATCCCACTTGCTTCGtccattcaatgggatcaggGCAGATCATCCAACTGAGTTACCTCTTCCCTCACTTtctcccttagatccctttagccctgagaacaATATCAAAATCCTTCCTGAAACCATTTGATATGTTGTGCTGTCCCTGCAGAAATCCCCACAGGATCAGCTTCCCTAGAGGCTCTGCACCCCCTCAGGATGGGGAAAGGGTAATGATCCGGGACAGCTAGATAAAGCACTGAGCTTGGCCCATTTCCATTCAACGGATTCAAGCTATCGACTGAACCAAGGAACTGCACTGAGCCTCGAAGCTGACCTTTTCTTATGGAGCTATTTTGTCGATAGGACCTgaatatcactggctaggcttaTCACAGATTGCTCATCATGAATTCCCCATGATGGCGCCCTCTTTTCCACATGCAGCCCATGAGAATGTAATGTACCTGCAACGTTTGCAGTAGGAGAGCTTTCAACCAGTGGCACTGAAGAAAcggctgatatatttccatgtcagcatggtgagtggctcaggGGGGAACTTGCAGTGCGTTTGTGTTCCCACAtacctgcagcccttgtcctcCAGGATTGAAGTGGGCAGTTGTTTGGAAGGTGAcattatgcagtgcatcttgtagacagggtTGCTGCAGCTGATcattgttggtggtggaggaagtggatgtttatggatgtggtgccaaccaagtgggctgctttgcccctGGATGGTCCTGAGCTTCTCAactgctgttggagctgcatttatccagacaagtggggattattccatcacactcttgatttgCACCTTGTTGGCAATGAACATGTTTTGGGGAGtccagaggtgagttacttgcaccaggattcccagcctctgacctgtcctTTAGTAACTATATTGATATGggagcccagttcagtttctggtaaattgtaacccccaggatgtaaATAATAGGGGACTCAGTGATGGCTATACCATCGAATGTCagggggcaatggttagattctttctcaAAGGTAAACCCAGTGTGTTGgtaatggggaattcagtgatgttaacaccattgaacatcaagggggtGCTGGTGAGATTCTCTCATGACGGTAAacccctggatgttgatagtgtggggaTTGGGGACGGGAACAGGGACAGTAACATCACTGACTGTGAAGGGGGTGAAGTTGGCTACGTTCTATTTGAGCATCCATAGTTAACGCAAATTTTTCAAAGTGTAGATTTTACAACAGCCTGAGACTGGTCACCTTTGCAACAATGTAAAATGTTGTTCGACTTATTTCTCCTTTCCATCCATTATTATACTGTCACTGAAGATGACATCTGTAAAACA
Coding sequences within it:
- the LOC125450331 gene encoding Fc receptor-like protein 2 isoform X4; the protein is MHVKVFSLLILLRTTSYLVAHGQYPEVVITDPSDGIIKEGQWFTLKCRYRNTYIKASWYKNNNYDVKSSEFNKRADRKTGGSYQCQRDNFWSRTSRSKPLEVVTIASDVMLTVQVHSSTLLLGEMSVLKCSRHPWGFERDYTSLWYRNNSLIEGEHEPEYTIASAKFSDGATYRCEQRLGFRRWISHDESIIVRDLCSEPTLQADPSVELFVGERFKLACLAEPFHDDHSLLYVFYKNGESLNFPSEKSSYTTEEATLDHSGTYQCEVKTRDSKLRKKSNIVPISIKRIPVSVPDLSIHPGNEVVEGDSTSLNCSVTRGSTPIQYIFYRDGKEIYWEYSNHSRTIHTFINASKRQEGYYHCAVSNQEGESLQYSKAIAVSVIVPVAGVFLSPNANKTEVPIGSRLVLKCVLSQGTGPYFQWYFQQKALNNASENYNFSSDRRELAIESFQAHLQGRYQCAVINRGPGGMIFNVTSNSINLMVPADSSSRSQQQREVMGNRAEDVTEDRRTRNFDYAEIGPSRLNMTSCAGTVYSSVTNTGMHDVDTKTDGGLVYSVITIPKPRNTAHCDVASGGKHADQADQQPSCITYATLRHTDMRGDEEPGQGEEGNVYANLPRTL
- the LOC125450331 gene encoding Fc receptor-like protein 4 isoform X2, giving the protein MHVKVFSLLILLRTTSYLVAHGQYPEVVITDPSDGIIKEGQWFTLKCRYRNTYIKASWYKNNNYDVKSSEFNKRADRKTGGSYQCQRDNFWSRTSRSKPLEVVTIASDVMLTVQVHSSTLLLGEMSVLKCSRHPWGFERDYTSLWYRNNSLIEGEHEPEYTIASAKFSDGATYRCEQRLGFRRWISHDESIIVRDLCSEPTLQADPSVELFVGERFKLACLAEPFHDDHSLLYVFYKNGESLNFPSEKSSYTTEEATLDHSGTYQCEVKTRDSKLRKKSNIVPISIKRIPVSVPDLSIHPGNEVVEGDSTSLNCSVTRGSTPIQYIFYRDGKEIYWEYSNHSRTIHTFINASKRQEGYYHCAVSNQEGESLQYSKAIAVSVIVPVAGVFLSPNANKTEVPIGSRLVLKCVLSQGTGPYFQWYFQQKALNNASENYNFSSDRRELAIESFQAHLQGRYQCAVINRGPGGMIFNVTSNSINLMVPAQAHSAEMAALIVPLFLILSLLALLPIKLRNRKQADSSSRSQQQREVMGNRAEDVTEDRRTRNFDYAEIGPSRLNMTSCAGTVYSSVTNTGMHDVDTKTDGGLVYSVITIPKPRNTAHCDVASGGKHADQADQQPSCITYATLRHTDMRGDEEPGQGEEGNVYANLPRTL
- the LOC125450331 gene encoding Fc receptor-like protein 6 isoform X6, yielding MHVKVFSLLILLRTTSYLVAHGQYPEVVITDPSDGIIKEGQWFTLKCRYRNTYIKASWYKNNNYDVKSSEFNKRADRKTGGSYQCQRDNFWSRTSRSKPLEVVTIASDVMLTVQVHSSTLLLGEMSVLKCSRHPWGFERDYTSLWYRNNSLIEGEHEPEYTIASAKFSDGATYRCEQRLGFRRWISHDESIIVRDLCSEPTLQADPSVELFVGERFKLACLAEPFHDDHSLLYVFYKNGESLNFPSEKSSYTTEEATLDHSGTYQCEVKTRDSKLRKKSNIVPISIKRIPVSVPDLSIHPGNEVVEGDSTSLNCSVTRGSTPIQYIFYRDGKEIYWEYSNHSRTIHTFINASKRQEGYYHCAVSNQEGESLQYSKAIAVSVIAQAHSAEMAALIVPLFLILSLLALLPIKLRNRKQADSSSRSQQQREVMGNRAEDVTEDRRTRNFDYAEIGPSRLNMTSCAGTVYSSVTNTGMHDVDTKTDGGLVYSVITIPKPRNTAHCDVASGGKHADQADQQPSCITYATLRHTDMRGDEEPGQGEEGNVYANLPRTL
- the LOC125450331 gene encoding Fc receptor-like protein 4 isoform X1, whose protein sequence is MHVKVFSLLILLRTTSYLVAHGQYPEVVITDPSDGIIKEGQWFTLKCRYRNTYIKASWYKNNNYDVKSSEFNKRADRKTGGSYQCQRDNFWSRTSRSKPLEVVTIASDVMLTVQVHSSTLLLGEMSVLKCSRHPWGFERDYTSLWYRNNSLIEGEHEPEYTIASAKFSDGATYRCEQRLGFRRWISHDESIIVRDLCSEPTLQADPSVELFVGERFKLACLAEPFHDDHSLLYVFYKNGESLNFPSEKSSYTTEEATLDHSGTYQCEVKTRDSKLRKKSNIVPISIKRIPVSVPDLSIHPGNEVVEGDSTSLNCSVTRGSTPIQYIFYRDGKEIYWEYSNHSRTIHTFINASKRQEGYYHCAVSNQEGESLQYSKAIAVSVIVPVAGVFLSPNANKTEVPIGSRLVLKCVLSQGTGPYFQWYFQQKALNNASENYNFSSDRRELAIESFQAHLQGRYQCAVINRGPGGMIFNVTSNSINLMVPGNPSLKPAQAHSAEMAALIVPLFLILSLLALLPIKLRNRKQADSSSRSQQQREVMGNRAEDVTEDRRTRNFDYAEIGPSRLNMTSCAGTVYSSVTNTGMHDVDTKTDGGLVYSVITIPKPRNTAHCDVASGGKHADQADQQPSCITYATLRHTDMRGDEEPGQGEEGNVYANLPRTL
- the LOC125450331 gene encoding Fc receptor-like protein 4 isoform X3, with product MHVKVFSLLILCQYPEVVITDPSDGIIKEGQWFTLKCRYRNTYIKASWYKNNNYDVKSSEFNKRADRKTGGSYQCQRDNFWSRTSRSKPLEVVTIASDVMLTVQVHSSTLLLGEMSVLKCSRHPWGFERDYTSLWYRNNSLIEGEHEPEYTIASAKFSDGATYRCEQRLGFRRWISHDESIIVRDLCSEPTLQADPSVELFVGERFKLACLAEPFHDDHSLLYVFYKNGESLNFPSEKSSYTTEEATLDHSGTYQCEVKTRDSKLRKKSNIVPISIKRIPVSVPDLSIHPGNEVVEGDSTSLNCSVTRGSTPIQYIFYRDGKEIYWEYSNHSRTIHTFINASKRQEGYYHCAVSNQEGESLQYSKAIAVSVIVPVAGVFLSPNANKTEVPIGSRLVLKCVLSQGTGPYFQWYFQQKALNNASENYNFSSDRRELAIESFQAHLQGRYQCAVINRGPGGMIFNVTSNSINLMVPGNPSLKPAQAHSAEMAALIVPLFLILSLLALLPIKLRNRKQADSSSRSQQQREVMGNRAEDVTEDRRTRNFDYAEIGPSRLNMTSCAGTVYSSVTNTGMHDVDTKTDGGLVYSVITIPKPRNTAHCDVASGGKHADQADQQPSCITYATLRHTDMRGDEEPGQGEEGNVYANLPRTL